A segment of the Bordetella flabilis genome:
GCCTATATCGCCTTGCACCTGGACCAGGCCGGCCGGCCGGAAGCGGCGCGCTGGTGGTGCCTGGCCATGCGCGACGCCCTGGCGCAATCGGCGATCGGCGAGGCGCAGGCGCTGTCCGAGCGCGCCCTGGGCGCGCTGGCCTTGATCGAGGACCCGGACGCCCGCCGCAAGGCCGAACTGGAGTGCCAGTTGCTGCGCGGTGCGCTGTTCACGGCGCTCAAGGGCGGCGGCGCGCCGGAGACATCCCGCGCCTACGCGCGCACGGCGGAATTGCGCGACAGCGGCGATGGTCCGCACACGGAATTCCAGCAGCAGTGGGGCGACTGGATGGTGGCGTTCTGCACGCGTCCGCATGCGGACAGCCTGCAACTGGCCGACCGTATGCATCGCGATGCGGCACAGGCGGCCGAAGGCCTGCACCTGGGCTGGGCGCAATACGCCTACGGCTATACGCGGCTGTGGATGGGCGACGCGGTGAACGCGGAGCGCTGGATGCGGTTGTGCATCCAGACGCTGGGCGGGCAGCCGCACCATAGCCTGCGCTATGCCTGCTGCGGGGCCGATGGGGTGAGCCTTGCCAGGACGATGCTGGGGCTTGCGTTGACCTTGCAGGGCCGCGAACAGGAAGGACTGGCGAGCGCGCGCGCGGGTGTCGAAAGCGCCGAGCGGCTGGATCACCTCGCCACCCGGGTGCTTTGCCTGAGCATCCTGACGAAGGTGCACTGGTTGCGCGGGGACGAGGACGCGACACAGGAAGTGGCGCAACGCCTCGCGCCGGTGGCCGGCAAGACGGATTTCCTGTTGTGGAACGAACTCGCGCAGGGCTGGGCGGGCTGGGCCCGCGCGCGCGGCGGCGACGCGACGGCCGTCGCCGATATCGAAAGCGCGGTCCGGGCATGTGCCGAGGGCATGCCGGTGTTGCGCTCCACCATGGAATTGCTGCTGGCCCAGGCGCACCTGGCCTGGGACCATGCCGACGCGGCCATGGGCGCGTTGGAGCGCGCGGGCGCCATTATGGAAATGTTCGGTACGGAGTTCCTGCGCGGCGAATACCTGTGCCTGCTGGGCGATGCCTGGGACAAGCAGGGCGACGGCGCACGCGCGGTCGCCTGCTGGCGCCAGGCGCTGACGGAAAGCCGTCGCCTGGGCCTTTCGCTGTCGGCCCGCAAGGCCGAGGCGCGGGTGTGGGCCGAGGCATCCTGGGCCGCTTGACGCGCTGGGTGGCGCCGCAACGGGAAGGCCGCCGCCTGAAACTGGCCGAAGTTGGCTGATGCCGTCCGAGGATCCGCGGAATGTCACGGATGCGCGCGGAGGCCGGAGGACGCACCATGACCCTTTGCGCTCAGTCGGCGAGCTTGTCGGCCGAAGCCTGCAGTCCTTCCAGGATGCGCTCGGCCAGCGGCTAGGGAAACCCTTGCGGCAGCCTGGCGCGGACCGCGTGTACGACTTCCGGCGTGCGCGCCACCAGATCGTCGACCACGAAACGGGCGCCGCGTCCATCGGGCGTGACGACGCCATGGCGCTCGCCGGCGATCAGCCAGTGCCGCCGCCCGATCTCGCGCATGAGCCAATGCGCGTTTTTCGACCGCACGGCCATGGCCATCTTCGCCCTGAAGGGAGACAGCTTGCCGGGTCCCTCGCCCAGGAACGGTAGCGCGGACAACACGCCATACAAGGGTGTGAGCCCATAGCCACCGCCAGGCCGCAGGAACACGCTGAAGTTCTTGGCATGGCCATCGGGTGCCCACAACATCCACAAGAGCAATTGCGCCTGGAAAAAGAGGCGCTTATCACGCTCGGCTTGCATGGAGGTATCGAGCAAACCCATGACGCGGCCCATGCCAGGCCCTCCGTCGGCCTCGTACTTCAGGTGCGGTGGCGTGCCTGTGGCCTGGCACATGTCTTCCTGTGGCAGCCGGACCAGCCACGTGCGCTTTTTGTCGTTGGTAAACCAGGCGCGGTCGAAGCGCGTCACCGACAGCACCTTCATGTCTTCGAACTGCAGCGGTTCGCACTCGGCCACGGGCAGGCCGTGGGCGCGCAGAATTTCTGCGCAGAGCCACTCGTTCTCCACGGACTCGGCGAGGTCCAACTGCATGT
Coding sequences within it:
- a CDS encoding HipA domain-containing protein; translated protein: MRISIAGAQEKTALLRYEGRWCRPHGVTPTTHIFKLPMGRVGNMQLDLAESVENEWLCAEILRAHGLPVAECEPLQFEDMKVLSVTRFDRAWFTNDKKRTWLVRLPQEDMCQATGTPPHLKYEADGGPGMGRVMGLLDTSMQAERDKRLFFQAQLLLWMLWAPDGHAKNFSVFLRPGGGYGLTPLYGVLSALPFLGEGPGKLSPFRAKMAMAVRSKNAHWLMREIGRRHWLIAGERHGVVTPDGRGARFVVDDLVARTPEVVHAVRARLPQGFP